The following are encoded together in the Bradysia coprophila strain Holo2 unplaced genomic scaffold, BU_Bcop_v1 contig_87, whole genome shotgun sequence genome:
- the LOC119084682 gene encoding larval cuticle protein A2B — MSFKILIFIVIVSAVSAIPIDIHGDAPAHYDFSYSVHDPHTGDIKSQSESRKGDAVSGRYELIDSDGHKRIVDYTADDHNGFNAVVHREPTSIKIPYAVTKVVAPVYHSAPAIHYVQPVHHVAKVITPVTHILPAHVSFKTPAINYHY; from the exons ATGTCTTTCAAA ATCCTAATTTTCATCGTCATCGTTTCGGCTGTATCAGCGATTCCAATCGACATCCATGGTGACGCTCCAGCCCATTACGACTTTTCGTATTCTGTACATGATCCTCATACGGGCGATATAAAAAGCCAATCAGAATCGCGTAAAGGTGACGCTGTTAGTGGACGCTACGAGCTTATTGACTCCG aTGGTCACAAGCGCATAGTTGACTATACCGCCGACGATCATAATGGTTTCAATGCCGTCGTTCACCGTGAACCAACTAGCATAAAAATTCCGTACGCTGTTACCAAAGTTGTTGCCCCGGTTTATCATTCCGCACCAGCCATTCATTATGTTCAACCAGTGCATCATGTAGCCAAAGTCATTACACCAGTCACACACATTTTGCCTGCTCATGTCAGCTTTAAAACACCAGCAATCAATTACCATTACTAG
- the LOC119084681 gene encoding cuticle protein 7-like has product MAFKFFALFAFVAVASAIEVHHAGPVYHSAPVYHSAPVYHAAPVVKTFAAPVYKQVEYEAPPKYDFSYSVHDGHTGDVKQQHESRDGDVVHGSYSLIDADGYQRTVEYTADDHNGFNAVVHREPLGHKVVAPVAKIVAPVHKYVAAPVHYAAPAHNYHY; this is encoded by the exons ATGGCATTCAAA TTCTTCGCTCTATTCGCATTCGTTGCCGTTGCTAGCGCCATCGAAGTGCATCATGCTGGTCCAGTTTACCACTCTGCACCCGTATACCACTCAGCTCCAGTATACCATGCTGCCCCAGTTGTCAAGACCTTTGCTGCTCCAGTGTACAAACAAGTTGAATACGAAGCACCACCAAAGTACGATTTCAGCTACTCCGTTCATGATGGACACACCGGTGATGTGAAACAACAACACGAAAGCCGAGATGGTGATGTTGTCCATGGATCATACAG CCTCATCGATGCTGACGGTTACCAACGTACAGTTGAATACACCGCCGATGATCACAATGGTTTCAACGCTGTCGTGCACCGTGAACCTCTAGGCCACAAAGTTGTTGCCCCAGTTGCTAAAATCGTTGCCCCAGTACACAAATACGTTGCCGCCCCAGTTCATTATGCTGCCCCAGCTCACAACTACCATTACTAa